In one Chelmon rostratus isolate fCheRos1 chromosome 7, fCheRos1.pri, whole genome shotgun sequence genomic region, the following are encoded:
- the LOC121609215 gene encoding uncharacterized membrane protein C3orf80 homolog → MMPRAPRGGRTTRGTTGTLLSACLLSACQALRSCGEVQCGDGQQCCPPIVTANGSASSTVRCCKLPIHIFFDNVGWFTRKLSGILILLLLFAMGYFIQRIICPRPRRHPQHDRSEEPSLFHGHASASQDSLLDRYPECSLGDFASPNLPAYDEVKYLPTYEESMQEMRRDRSDDNLLSENERGGQGRVRASGPRAGDQRRDVLEVSGPQHSPRTSRNSV, encoded by the coding sequence ATGATGCCCCGTGCGCCGCGCGGCGGCAGGACAACGCGCGGGACCACGGGCACCCTTTTGTCGGCATGTCTTCTCTCCGCTTGTCAAGCCCTCCGGAGCTGCGGGGAGGTCCAGTGCGGCGACGGCCAGCAGTGCTGTCCGCCCATCGTCACCGCGAACGGCAGTGCCAGCTCCACGGTGCGCTGCTGCAAGCTCCCCATCCACATATTCTTCGACAACGTAGGCTGGTTTACGCGGAAGCTGTCGGGCATCCTGATCCTGTTACTGCTCTTTGCCATGGGCTATTTCATCCAGCGGATCATCTGCCCGCGGCCCCGCCGGCACCCGCAGCATGACCGCAGCGAGGAGCCCTCCCTCTTTCACGGGCACGCATCGGCGTCCCAGGACTCCCTGCTGGACCGCTACCCCGAGTGCAGCCTCGGGGACTTCGCCTCTCCGAACCTGCCAGCCTACGACGAGGTGAAATATTTGCCCACGTATGAGGAAAGCATGCAAGAGATGCGCAGAGACCGGTCCGATGATAACTTGCTGTCGGAGAACGAGAGGGGCGGTCAGGGCAGGGTAAGAGCGTCGGGACCGAGAGCCGGAGACCAGAGACGGGATGTCCTGGAGGTGTCAGGACCGCAACACAGCCCAAGGACATCTCGGAACTCTGTCTGA